One window from the genome of Pungitius pungitius chromosome 14, fPunPun2.1, whole genome shotgun sequence encodes:
- the cinp gene encoding cyclin-dependent kinase 2-interacting protein isoform X2: MEGDITVTQANRKLPAVTGTTRRIKDNAADWHNLMARWEKLNEDGFNVAGSIVAITLTRPQSDQLLGVDESSSPSSPSPPSPASGGAAKLQDECCKLQEVIDKMVVVVKKMERLTALQQGVQDLEEFQFGLEGRKLFHSWNAKHFNSSCVLLESFSQELKLKQTILQQLAHTATSDLSMVYMSCWLHQPFITPQTRLTLEAVLLETGHHPL; this comes from the exons ATGGAAG GTGACATCACTGTGACCCAAGCCAACAGGAAGTTACCTGCTGTTACAGGAACAACCCGAAGAATCAAAGATAACGCAGCTGACTGGCACAACCTGATGGCGAGGTGGGAAAAACTCAATGAGGACGGATTCAACGTGGCAGGGAGCATAGTGGCCATCACACTGACACG TCCCCAGAGTGATCAGCTGCTGGGAGTGGACGAGTCTTCATCCCCTTCATCACCTTCACCACCATCACCTGCGTCAGGTGGAGCTGCAAAGCTGCAAGATGAATGCTGCAAGCTGCAGGAGGTCATTGACAAAATG GTGGTCGTGGTGAAGAAGATGGAACGTCTTACAGCACTGCAGCAAGGAGTTCAAGATCTGGAGGAGTTTCAGTTTGGACTTGAAGGAAGAAAGTTGTTTCACAGCTGGAACGCCAAACACTTCA ACTCGTCTTGTGTGCTGTTGGAATCCTTCAGTCAGGAGCTGAAGCTGAAGCAGACCATCCTGCAGCAACTCGCCCACACGGCAACCTCTGACCTCAGCATGGTCTATATGTCCTGCTGGCTGCATCAGCCCTTCATCACACCCCAGACCAGACTCACCCTGGAGGCTGTGCTTTTGGAGACAGGACACCACCCTCTTTGA
- the cinp gene encoding cyclin-dependent kinase 2-interacting protein isoform X1 has protein sequence MEGDITVTQANRKLPAVTGTTRRIKDNAADWHNLMARWEKLNEDGFNVAGSIVAITLTRPQSDQLLGVDESSSPSSPSPPSPASGGAAKLQDECCKLQEVIDKMVVVVKKMERLTALQQGVQDLEEFQFGLEGRKLFHSWNAKHFKDSSCVLLESFSQELKLKQTILQQLAHTATSDLSMVYMSCWLHQPFITPQTRLTLEAVLLETGHHPL, from the exons ATGGAAG GTGACATCACTGTGACCCAAGCCAACAGGAAGTTACCTGCTGTTACAGGAACAACCCGAAGAATCAAAGATAACGCAGCTGACTGGCACAACCTGATGGCGAGGTGGGAAAAACTCAATGAGGACGGATTCAACGTGGCAGGGAGCATAGTGGCCATCACACTGACACG TCCCCAGAGTGATCAGCTGCTGGGAGTGGACGAGTCTTCATCCCCTTCATCACCTTCACCACCATCACCTGCGTCAGGTGGAGCTGCAAAGCTGCAAGATGAATGCTGCAAGCTGCAGGAGGTCATTGACAAAATG GTGGTCGTGGTGAAGAAGATGGAACGTCTTACAGCACTGCAGCAAGGAGTTCAAGATCTGGAGGAGTTTCAGTTTGGACTTGAAGGAAGAAAGTTGTTTCACAGCTGGAACGCCAAACACTTCA AAGACTCGTCTTGTGTGCTGTTGGAATCCTTCAGTCAGGAGCTGAAGCTGAAGCAGACCATCCTGCAGCAACTCGCCCACACGGCAACCTCTGACCTCAGCATGGTCTATATGTCCTGCTGGCTGCATCAGCCCTTCATCACACCCCAGACCAGACTCACCCTGGAGGCTGTGCTTTTGGAGACAGGACACCACCCTCTTTGA